The following proteins come from a genomic window of Aptenodytes patagonicus chromosome 21, bAptPat1.pri.cur, whole genome shotgun sequence:
- the GJB3 gene encoding gap junction beta-3 protein isoform X2 has protein sequence MDWKTLQALLSGVNKYSTAFGRIWLSVVFVFRVLVYVVAAERVWGDEQKDFDCNTRQPGCTNVCYDHFFPISHIRLWALQLIFVTCPSLLVIMHVAYREDREKKNREKNGENCPKLYSNTGKKHGGLWWTYLLSLFFKLIIEILFLYLLHKMWDSFDLPRLVKCSNIDPCPNIVDCYIARPTEKRVFTYFMVGASSICIVLTVCEIFYLIFKRVVQSARKWKKSTKHSVSYSKASTCRCHLKTEEKDKSQTRGEEL, from the exons ATGGATTGGAAAACACTGCAGGCGCTGCTCAGCGGGGTCAACAAGTACTCCACAGCCTTCGGCCGCATCTGGCTCTCCGTGGTCTTCGTCTTCCGTGTGCTGGTCTACGTGGTGGCAGCTGAGCGCGTGTGGGGAGATGAGCAGAAGGACTTTGACTGCAACACACGGCAGCCGGGCTGCACCAATGTCTGCTACGACCActtcttccccatctcccacATCCGCCTCTGGGCCCTGCAGCTCATCTTTGTCACTTGCCCTTCCCTCCTGGTCATCATGCACGTGGCCTACCGGGAGGACCGTGAGAAGAAGAACCGTGAGAAGAACGGGGAAAATTGCCCCAAGCTCTACAGCAACACGGGCAAGAAGCACGGCGGGCTGTGGTGGACCTACCTGCTCAGCCTCTTCTTCAAGCTTATCATAGAGATCCTGTTCCTCTACCTCCTCCACAAGATGTGGGACAGCTTCGACTTGCCACGGCTGGTCAAATGCTCCAACATAGACCCCTGCCCCAACATTGTAGACTGCTACATTGCTCGGCCAACCGAGAAAAGAGTGTTCACCTATTTCATGGTCGGAGCCTCCTCCATCTGCATCGTCCTCACCGTCTGTGAGATCTTCTACCTCATCTTCAAGCGGGTTGTGCAGAGTGCACGGAAGTGGAAGAAGTCCACCAAGCACTCCGTCAGCTACAGCAAGGCCTCCACCTGCCGGTGCCACCTCAAGACGGAGGAGAAGGACAAGTCCCAGACTAG AGGAGAGGAGCTGTGA
- the GJB3 gene encoding gap junction beta-3 protein isoform X1 — MDWKTLQALLSGVNKYSTAFGRIWLSVVFVFRVLVYVVAAERVWGDEQKDFDCNTRQPGCTNVCYDHFFPISHIRLWALQLIFVTCPSLLVIMHVAYREDREKKNREKNGENCPKLYSNTGKKHGGLWWTYLLSLFFKLIIEILFLYLLHKMWDSFDLPRLVKCSNIDPCPNIVDCYIARPTEKRVFTYFMVGASSICIVLTVCEIFYLIFKRVVQSARKWKKSTKHSVSYSKASTCRCHLKTEEKDKSQTRCVAALRASAPNLTAI, encoded by the coding sequence ATGGATTGGAAAACACTGCAGGCGCTGCTCAGCGGGGTCAACAAGTACTCCACAGCCTTCGGCCGCATCTGGCTCTCCGTGGTCTTCGTCTTCCGTGTGCTGGTCTACGTGGTGGCAGCTGAGCGCGTGTGGGGAGATGAGCAGAAGGACTTTGACTGCAACACACGGCAGCCGGGCTGCACCAATGTCTGCTACGACCActtcttccccatctcccacATCCGCCTCTGGGCCCTGCAGCTCATCTTTGTCACTTGCCCTTCCCTCCTGGTCATCATGCACGTGGCCTACCGGGAGGACCGTGAGAAGAAGAACCGTGAGAAGAACGGGGAAAATTGCCCCAAGCTCTACAGCAACACGGGCAAGAAGCACGGCGGGCTGTGGTGGACCTACCTGCTCAGCCTCTTCTTCAAGCTTATCATAGAGATCCTGTTCCTCTACCTCCTCCACAAGATGTGGGACAGCTTCGACTTGCCACGGCTGGTCAAATGCTCCAACATAGACCCCTGCCCCAACATTGTAGACTGCTACATTGCTCGGCCAACCGAGAAAAGAGTGTTCACCTATTTCATGGTCGGAGCCTCCTCCATCTGCATCGTCCTCACCGTCTGTGAGATCTTCTACCTCATCTTCAAGCGGGTTGTGCAGAGTGCACGGAAGTGGAAGAAGTCCACCAAGCACTCCGTCAGCTACAGCAAGGCCTCCACCTGCCGGTGCCACCTCAAGACGGAGGAGAAGGACAAGTCCCAGACTAGGTGTGTGGCAGCCCTGCGGGCCTCGGCTCCCAACCTGACTGCCATCTGa